The following are from one region of the Nicotiana tabacum cultivar K326 chromosome 3, ASM71507v2, whole genome shotgun sequence genome:
- the LOC107814999 gene encoding putative serine/threonine-protein kinase PBL9 has translation MGICLSARIKAESPFHTGLNSRSVSTDGYDSNPSSRVSTVPPAPRSEGEILQSANLKSFSFSELRTATRNFRPDSVLGEGGFGSVFKGWIDENTFAATKPGTGVIIAVKRLNQEGFQGHREWLAEVNYLGQFSHPHLVKLIGYCLEDEHRLLVYEFMPRGSLENHLFRRGSYFQPLSWNLRLKVALGAAKGLAFLHSAETKVIYRDFKTSNILLDSNYTAKLSDFGLAKDGPTGDKSHVSTRVMGTYGYAAPEYMATGHLTTKSDVYSFGVVLLEMLSGRRAIDKNRPSGEHNLVEWAKPYLGNKRKVFRVLDTRLEGQYSMDVASKVANLALRCLSKDPRFRSSMSDIVKELEQLYQQSKDAGNTRSHGNNRPRPRRRSAGDVGNKHTSVAYPRPSASPLYAK, from the exons ATGGGGATTTGTTTGAGTGCTAGAATTAAAGCTGAAAGCCCATTTCATACAG GGCTAAATTCAAGATCTGTCAGCACAGATGGATATGATAGCAATCCAAGCTCGAGGGTCTCAACCGTGCCACCGGCTCCCAGAAGTGAAGGGGAGATATTGCAGTCGGCCAATTTGAAGAGCTTCAGTTTCTCTGAGCTCAGAACAGCCACTAGGAATTTTCGTCCCGATAGTGTACTGGGAGAAGGTGGATTTGGCTCGGTTTTCAAAGGGTGGATTGACGAGAACACATTTGCAGCTACCAAGCCCGGTACAGGTGTGATCATTGCTGTGAAACGGCTGAATCAAGAAGGTTTTCAAGGTCACAGGGAATGGCTG GCAGAAGTAAACTATTTGGGACAGTTTTCTCATCCTCATCTCGTAAAGTTGATCGGGTATTGCTTGGAGGATGAACACCGGCTTTTGGTTTATGAGTTCATGCCTCGAGGCAGCTTGGAAAACCATTTGTTCAGAA GGGGATCTTATTTCCAGCCTCTATCTTGGAACCTACGATTGAAGGTTGCTCTTGGAGCTGCAAAGGGGCTTGCTTTTCTCCACAGTGCTGAAACCAAAGTGATATATCGAGACTTCAAAACCTCGAATATTTTGCTTGACTCA AATTACACTGCCAAGCTCTCGGACTTTGGATTGGCAAAGGATGGACCAACAGGTGATAAAAGCCATGTCTCCACAAGGGTTATGGGGACCTATGGATATGCAGCTCCAGAATACATGGCCACTG GTCATTTAACTACCAAGAGTGATGTGTATAGTTTTGGAGTTGTCCTCCTTGAAATGCTGTCTGGTCGTAGAGCAATCGACAAGAATAGACCATCTGGAGAACACAACCTGGTGGAGTGGGCAAAGCCTTACCTAGGTAACAAACGTAAGGTCTTCCGCGTTCTGGACACCCGTCTTGAAGGCCAGTATTCAATGGACGTGGCGAGTAAAGTTGCTAACCTGGCATTGCGGTGCCTATCCAAAGATCCTCGGTTTAGATCAAGCATGAGTGACATTGTTAAAGAACTAGAGCAACTTTATCAACAATCTAAAGATGCAGGTAATACTCGCAGCCACGGTAACAACCGGCCTAGACCACGTAGACGAAGTGCTGGTGATGTTGGTAATAAACATACTTCAGTTGCTTATCCAAGACCGTCTGCTTCTCCCCTTTATGCTAAATAA